DNA sequence from the Bradyrhizobium diazoefficiens genome:
CAACGCGCTCGGAGAGCTCACAGCCGAAGGCAAGATCGCAGAATTCGGCAAGCGGGCCGGCCTCACCTATCTGCCGCCGCGCGAGCCTGCGATCCTCGGGGACGTGTGGAGGGAGATCATTCAGCGGTGAGGTGGTTGCGTGCTGGGATTGCGCAGCAAGCAACCCCTGCCGCCTAATGCTCGTCCGCGGCGACGGCGCCCTGCTGCGCCTTGTGGATCGAGGACGGCACCACGCCGAAATATTTCCGGAACACGCGGCTGAAATGCGATGAGCTCGAGAAGCCCCAGGAGAATGCCACGTCGGTAATGGTCTTGCCCGCGTGGGCCTCGAGCTCCTGGCGACAATTCTGCAGGCGCGCCTGCCAGATGTAGTCGCTCACTGTGGTGCCGCGCTCCGAGAACAGCATGTGCAGATAGCGCTTGGAGCAGCCGAGCTCGGCGGAGATCTGGTCGATGCACAGATCGGGATCGCGCAGGTGCTCCCGAACGAAAAATTGGGCACGCACATACATTGCCTCGGGCCCGACCCGATCGAACATCGTGTCGGCTTCGCGCAGCGGCAGCAGCAACAGGTCGATCAGCGAATCGGCAACGCCAACCGCGCTGTTGGCCGACAGCTTCGCCGCCTCGTCAAACGTGGCATGGACGAAATCATGGGCGATCCGCCCCGTCCCCGTCTTGGCCGACAGCTTGCAGGCCGGCATGCGCTGGGACGGGAAGCCGCGATCGCGCAGCAGTGCTTTCGGCACGATCACCACGTCGTGGCGCGTGAAAGCAGGGCTGATGATCGAATGCGGGCAGGAAACGTCATAGGCAATGATGTCCCCCGGGTTCAATTCGATGTGGCGGCCTTCCTGCTCGAAGTAGGACACCCCGTAGGTCTGGAAGTGAATCTTGATGTACGGGTGTTCGTTGGCCTTGGCGCGTGCCAGCGTGTGCGCGATGCGGTGCTGGCTGACCTCGATCTGGCAGAGCTTCAGGCGCGAGACGGAGGTGTAGTCGATGCGCCCTTCGAGCGAGGACGCCTCGAGCGGATCGACATCGAAGTGACCACACAGACTCGTCAACCCATCGATCCAACTCTGGATCTGCCGCTTCGGCGTCAGTCCGGTCGTCGAGAGCGTATGAATTGTGTCGGACATCAATCCAGCCACCGATCCGTTCCGGAATTCGACGCGAATCGCGACCAGCGCTGTCGGAGCCCTCAGCCGTGATTGCGCGACGTTTACCTCAAATTTGGCCGGTCTTTGAAACGAGCGCCATCGCTTCATTGCCGTCCTTGAAGGTCAATCCTCCGCCTTAGTTGCAGCGCCGTCAAGCGGAACCTGATTGTCGAGCGCCGCGCCAAGCCGCGCCGAAGCCGCTGAATTCGCTGCTGCAAAATCAAAAACTTCACCTCCGTGCGCTGTCGAGCAAAGCGG
Encoded proteins:
- a CDS encoding helix-turn-helix domain-containing protein — its product is MSDTIHTLSTTGLTPKRQIQSWIDGLTSLCGHFDVDPLEASSLEGRIDYTSVSRLKLCQIEVSQHRIAHTLARAKANEHPYIKIHFQTYGVSYFEQEGRHIELNPGDIIAYDVSCPHSIISPAFTRHDVVIVPKALLRDRGFPSQRMPACKLSAKTGTGRIAHDFVHATFDEAAKLSANSAVGVADSLIDLLLLPLREADTMFDRVGPEAMYVRAQFFVREHLRDPDLCIDQISAELGCSKRYLHMLFSERGTTVSDYIWQARLQNCRQELEAHAGKTITDVAFSWGFSSSSHFSRVFRKYFGVVPSSIHKAQQGAVAADEH